From the genome of Amycolatopsis sp. NBC_01488, one region includes:
- a CDS encoding TIGR03620 family F420-dependent LLM class oxidoreductase has product MSVGIWRFFDGVPISEVRETAAEVEELGFDALWFGEYAGRDAFTQAALLLAATSRLVVATGIARFDRRTPISAEASARALGEAYPDRFAVGLGGHFPGARSLSAMRDYLAGMDDADLPGLPPPSPRPRRLLAALGPRALDLAAERTDGAHPYFVPPEHTAAARERLGPGKYLAVEQAVVLDAAPSVAREHVDLYVRQAPHHQANLRRLGFTEEDLADGGSDRLADAIVATGEQAAADRIRAHLDAGADHVCVQVLARTPDSYRRLADVLHGASLVS; this is encoded by the coding sequence ATGAGCGTCGGGATCTGGCGGTTCTTCGACGGCGTCCCGATCTCCGAAGTGCGCGAGACCGCGGCCGAGGTCGAGGAGCTGGGCTTCGACGCGCTCTGGTTCGGCGAGTACGCCGGCCGGGACGCGTTCACGCAGGCGGCGTTGCTCCTGGCAGCGACGTCCCGGCTCGTGGTCGCGACGGGCATCGCGCGCTTCGACCGCCGCACGCCGATCAGCGCGGAAGCGTCGGCGCGGGCCCTCGGCGAGGCGTACCCGGACCGGTTCGCCGTCGGCCTCGGCGGCCACTTCCCGGGCGCGCGATCGCTTTCGGCGATGCGTGACTACCTGGCGGGCATGGACGACGCCGACCTGCCGGGCCTGCCGCCGCCGTCCCCCCGGCCGCGCCGGCTGCTCGCGGCGCTCGGCCCCCGCGCGCTCGACCTGGCGGCCGAGCGGACCGACGGCGCGCACCCGTACTTCGTCCCGCCGGAGCACACGGCGGCGGCCCGGGAGCGGCTCGGGCCGGGCAAGTACCTGGCGGTCGAGCAGGCGGTGGTGCTCGACGCGGCACCTTCGGTCGCCCGGGAACACGTGGACCTGTACGTCCGGCAGGCCCCGCACCACCAGGCCAACCTGCGCCGGCTCGGCTTCACGGAGGAAGACCTGGCCGACGGCGGCAGCGACCGCCTGGCCGACGCGATCGTCGCCACCGGCGAGCAGGCCGCGGCGGACCGCATCCGGGCCCACCTCGACGCGGGCGCCGACCACGTCTGCGTCCAGGTCCTGGCCCGCACGCCCGATTCCTACCGCCGCCTGGCCGATGTGCTCCACGGGGCATCACTCGTGTCCTGA